A genomic stretch from Bacteroidales bacterium includes:
- the gyrB gene encoding DNA topoisomerase (ATP-hydrolyzing) subunit B, with translation MIDSQKDKIAEENYNAESIQVLEGLEAVRKRPAMYIGDVSTRGLHHLVYEVVDNSIDEALAGYCSEINVSINEDDSVTVIDNGRGIPTGIHEKENKSALEVVMTILHAGGKFDKDSYKVSGGLHGVGVSCVNALSSHLKVNVYREGKIFCQEYKFGKPLYDVKVVGESNKTGTEITFLPDNTIFITTVFNYEILASRIRELAYLNKGVKLTIIDKREKDNDGNFLTNTFFSTDGLKEFLIFLDETREKLIEEPIYMEDADGEIPVEIAMQYNTSFNENVHSYVNNINTHEGGTHLTGFRRGLTRTLKSYAEKSGMLEKIKFEINGDDFREGLTAIISVKVQEPQFEGQTKTKLGNNEVMGAVEKAVSNMLEIYLEEHPKDAKTIVQKVILAATARHAAHKARELVQRKGAMSGSGLPGKLADCSESDPSLCEIYLVEGDSAGGTAKQGRDRKNQAILPLRGKILNVEKAMQHKIFDNEEIRNIFTAFGVTIGTTDDAKELNIEKLRYHKIIIMTDADVDGSHIATLILTFLFRYMKELIENGYIYIATPPLYLIKKGKEEKYCWTEEERKQIIADFSVEGKESNVGIQRYKGLGEMNAEQLWETTMNPEKRTLRQVTIENGTEADRVFSMLMGDEVPPRREFIEKHAKYANIDA, from the coding sequence ATGATAGATAGCCAAAAAGATAAGATTGCGGAAGAGAACTATAACGCAGAAAGTATTCAGGTCCTCGAAGGATTAGAAGCGGTTCGTAAACGACCGGCTATGTATATCGGTGATGTTAGTACGCGTGGATTACACCACCTTGTTTATGAAGTTGTTGACAACTCAATAGATGAAGCATTAGCAGGTTATTGCAGCGAAATTAACGTTTCAATAAATGAAGACGATTCCGTTACTGTTATAGATAATGGAAGAGGCATTCCCACCGGCATACACGAAAAAGAAAATAAATCGGCTTTGGAAGTAGTAATGACAATACTTCATGCAGGCGGAAAGTTTGATAAAGATTCCTATAAGGTTTCGGGCGGATTGCACGGCGTTGGTGTATCCTGCGTTAATGCTTTATCTTCTCATCTTAAAGTTAATGTTTACCGCGAAGGAAAAATATTTTGTCAGGAATATAAGTTTGGTAAACCATTATACGACGTAAAAGTAGTAGGAGAAAGTAATAAAACAGGAACAGAAATTACTTTTTTACCTGATAATACAATTTTTATAACAACAGTTTTTAATTATGAGATATTAGCTTCGAGAATAAGAGAACTGGCATATCTTAATAAAGGAGTGAAGCTAACCATTATTGATAAAAGAGAAAAAGATAATGATGGAAATTTTTTAACGAATACTTTTTTTTCAACTGATGGTTTGAAAGAGTTTTTAATTTTTCTGGATGAAACAAGAGAAAAACTTATTGAAGAGCCGATTTACATGGAAGATGCAGATGGTGAAATACCTGTAGAAATTGCCATGCAATACAATACTTCTTTCAATGAAAATGTTCACTCCTATGTGAACAATATCAATACACATGAAGGGGGCACACATCTAACGGGATTTAGAAGAGGACTTACACGCACATTAAAATCTTATGCCGAGAAATCGGGAATGCTTGAAAAAATCAAATTTGAAATAAACGGTGATGATTTTAGAGAAGGACTTACAGCTATAATTTCTGTTAAAGTTCAGGAGCCCCAGTTTGAAGGTCAGACAAAAACAAAATTGGGAAACAACGAGGTCATGGGTGCAGTTGAAAAAGCTGTTAGCAACATGCTTGAAATATATCTCGAAGAACATCCCAAAGATGCAAAAACGATTGTTCAGAAAGTAATACTCGCTGCTACCGCCCGTCATGCTGCACATAAAGCACGCGAACTTGTTCAGAGAAAAGGTGCAATGTCTGGAAGTGGCTTACCTGGTAAGTTAGCCGATTGTTCCGAAAGCGACCCTTCACTTTGTGAAATTTATCTTGTTGAGGGTGATTCAGCCGGTGGTACTGCCAAGCAGGGAAGAGATAGAAAAAATCAGGCAATTCTGCCTTTAAGAGGTAAAATTCTTAATGTCGAAAAAGCAATGCAGCACAAAATATTCGATAACGAAGAAATAAGAAATATTTTTACTGCTTTCGGAGTAACCATTGGTACCACTGATGATGCCAAAGAACTTAATATAGAAAAATTAAGGTACCACAAGATAATAATAATGACCGATGCTGATGTTGACGGCAGTCATATTGCTACTCTTATTCTTACTTTCCTTTTCCGCTATATGAAAGAATTAATTGAAAACGGTTATATTTATATTGCAACACCTCCTTTATATCTGATTAAAAAAGGAAAAGAAGAAAAATATTGCTGGACGGAAGAAGAACGAAAACAAATTATAGCTGATTTTTCAGTTGAAGGTAAGGAAAGCAATGTGGGAATACAGAGATATAAAGGTCTCGGAGAAATGAATGCAGAACAACTCTGGGAAACCACCATGAATCCTGAAAAGCGAACATTGCGACAAGTTACTATTGAAAACGGTACCGAAGCCGACAGAGTTTTTTCAATGCTTATGGGCGACGAAGTACCGCCACGAAGAGAATTTATTGAAAAGCATGCAAAATATGCTAATATTGACGCATAA
- a CDS encoding tetratricopeptide repeat protein, whose translation MRKKILFILISSLVLSNVSAQKSKDTTDKKRFSYNYKMIEAKSKFSNEDYYGAIRIYREFFEAKKNDPILNYHLGECYFELKAMDKAMEYFKTVEEKDPQAEINLYLKIGQVYQYVGKLDSAIIYYNKYSGRIVTEKQKRNDPAFKYIKQCKYAKDMMAHPVNVEITNLGPNVNSQYVDADPSITADGKMLIFSSRRPDTKGGGIDINSGQYYDDIYYSVFDDKAQIWKPAEGLDELNTNGFDSPLSISPDGKTIFLYKNILGETKSGDIYYSKLSPSGKWSTPKQMSGKINTSYFESSACLSADGNTFYFVSERKGGYGNADIYKCTKLANDVWSKPENLGPTINTSGDEIGVFIHPDGRTLYFSSKGHNSMGGYDIFRSVFENGKWSEPVNLGYPINTTKDEVRFVLSTDGKKAYISSSREGGLGDFDIYEIDMTNYNVPVPEIVNKCNVTMQILKNLNLSIFYGIVKDSLTDKKIQDATIEIIEEKTQKVYAMLTTNEFGEFFSAIPGDVNYEIILIKKGYMKITDKIFLPYSNTKLQIVNKGYILKNK comes from the coding sequence ATGAGAAAAAAAATATTATTTATTTTGATATCATCTTTAGTTTTAAGTAATGTTTCTGCACAGAAAAGTAAAGATACTACCGACAAAAAAAGGTTTTCCTATAATTACAAAATGATAGAAGCAAAATCAAAATTCAGCAACGAAGATTATTACGGTGCAATAAGAATTTACAGGGAATTTTTTGAAGCTAAAAAAAATGACCCTATTTTGAATTATCATTTAGGTGAATGTTATTTTGAACTTAAGGCAATGGATAAAGCAATGGAATATTTTAAAACGGTTGAAGAAAAAGACCCTCAAGCTGAAATTAACCTTTATTTAAAAATAGGGCAGGTATATCAGTATGTCGGAAAGCTTGACAGTGCTATTATTTATTATAATAAATATTCCGGAAGGATTGTAACTGAAAAACAAAAAAGAAATGACCCCGCATTTAAATACATTAAGCAATGTAAATATGCAAAAGATATGATGGCACATCCCGTAAATGTTGAAATTACTAATTTAGGACCAAACGTAAATTCCCAATATGTTGATGCAGACCCTTCAATTACTGCTGATGGTAAAATGCTAATCTTCTCATCACGACGTCCCGATACCAAAGGCGGAGGAATTGATATTAATAGCGGTCAGTATTACGATGATATTTATTATTCCGTATTTGACGACAAAGCACAAATATGGAAGCCGGCAGAAGGTCTTGATGAACTTAATACTAACGGCTTCGATTCTCCGTTGAGCATTTCTCCTGACGGGAAAACAATTTTCCTTTATAAAAATATTTTGGGAGAAACAAAAAGCGGCGACATTTATTATTCAAAATTGAGTCCAAGCGGCAAATGGTCTACACCTAAGCAGATGTCCGGAAAAATAAATACTTCATATTTCGAAAGCTCAGCATGCTTGAGTGCCGATGGTAATACTTTTTATTTCGTAAGCGAAAGAAAAGGTGGTTATGGAAATGCTGATATTTATAAATGCACAAAACTTGCCAACGATGTGTGGTCAAAGCCCGAAAATCTTGGTCCTACAATTAACACTTCGGGAGACGAAATAGGTGTATTTATTCATCCCGATGGAAGAACGCTTTATTTCTCATCAAAAGGACACAATTCAATGGGTGGATATGATATTTTTCGTTCGGTTTTTGAAAACGGCAAGTGGTCGGAACCTGTAAATTTAGGTTATCCTATAAATACAACAAAAGATGAAGTTCGTTTTGTTTTATCAACTGATGGTAAAAAAGCATATATCTCAAGTTCAAGAGAGGGCGGACTTGGTGATTTTGATATTTACGAAATTGATATGACAAATTACAATGTTCCTGTACCCGAAATTGTTAATAAATGCAATGTTACCATGCAAATCCTTAAAAATTTAAATCTTTCGATTTTCTACGGTATTGTAAAAGATTCCTTGACCGATAAAAAAATTCAGGATGCTACAATAGAAATAATCGAAGAAAAAACTCAAAAGGTTTATGCAATGCTTACTACCAACGAGTTTGGAGAATTCTTTTCTGCAATTCCGGGAGACGTAAACTATGAAATAATTCTTATTAAAAAAGGATATATGAAAATTACAGATAAAATCTTTCTGCCATATTCTAATACTAAACTTCAGATTGTGAATAAAGGTTATATTTTGAAAAATAAATAG
- a CDS encoding cold shock domain-containing protein, which yields MKTGIVKFFNEAKGFGFIKVDDSEQEIFVHSSGLIDRIKQDDKVSFNVTEGKKGLNAVDVKRIS from the coding sequence ATGAAAACAGGTATAGTAAAATTTTTCAACGAAGCAAAAGGCTTTGGCTTTATTAAAGTTGACGATTCTGAACAGGAAATCTTTGTTCACTCTTCAGGACTTATTGACAGAATAAAACAAGATGACAAAGTTTCCTTTAATGTTACAGAAGGAAAAAAAGGTTTAAATGCTGTAGATGTAAAAAGAATATCTTAA
- a CDS encoding tryptophanase, translating to MELPFAESYKIKMVESIKRSTRQEREIWIKTAKYNLFNLKSEQVYIDLLTDSGTGAMSDKQWSELMLGDESYAGASSYYKLKNTIKELLGFEYFLPTHQGRAAENVLFSTIVKEGDIIPGNSHFDTTKGHIEFRKAHAVDCTIDEAFNTSILHPFKGNIDLNKLENVLKKNSKDKIPCIIVTITCNSSGGQPVSMQNMKDVYSLAKKYGIRVIFDAARFSENAYFIKLRETGFGSKTIKEIVKEMFKYSDGMTMSSKKDGIVNMGGFIGLRDEELFKRASIYNIMFEGFITYGGMSGRDMGALAQGLMESTEFDYLETRIKQVEYLGNRLKEFGIPIQEPTGGHAIFVDAKKFLPNIKKEELSAQTLGIELYLEGGIRGVEIGTLLADRDPKTRENRYPELELLRLAIPRRVYTNNHMEYVAVALANIFERRNEIKKGFKILSEAPIMRHFTVELERI from the coding sequence ATGGAATTACCATTTGCAGAATCATATAAAATTAAGATGGTTGAATCTATTAAAAGAAGCACCAGACAAGAAAGAGAAATTTGGATTAAAACGGCAAAATATAATTTGTTTAATTTAAAAAGCGAACAGGTTTATATTGACCTTTTAACAGATTCGGGTACCGGAGCTATGAGCGACAAACAATGGTCGGAACTTATGCTTGGCGACGAAAGTTATGCGGGAGCTTCATCGTATTATAAATTAAAAAATACAATAAAAGAATTATTGGGCTTTGAGTATTTCTTACCAACTCATCAAGGCAGAGCTGCTGAAAATGTTCTGTTTTCAACAATTGTAAAAGAAGGCGATATTATTCCGGGAAATTCTCATTTTGATACTACTAAGGGACATATTGAATTCCGTAAAGCTCATGCTGTTGATTGCACAATTGACGAAGCTTTTAATACTTCAATATTGCATCCTTTTAAAGGAAATATTGATTTGAATAAACTTGAAAATGTTCTTAAAAAAAATTCTAAAGATAAAATCCCTTGCATCATTGTTACGATTACATGCAATTCTTCCGGAGGACAACCGGTTTCAATGCAGAACATGAAAGATGTTTATTCGCTTGCAAAAAAATATGGAATAAGAGTAATTTTCGATGCAGCAAGGTTTTCCGAAAATGCTTATTTTATAAAACTAAGAGAGACGGGATTTGGAAGCAAAACAATAAAAGAAATAGTAAAAGAAATGTTCAAATATTCCGATGGCATGACCATGAGCAGTAAAAAAGATGGTATAGTCAACATGGGCGGATTTATTGGACTTAGAGATGAAGAATTATTTAAAAGGGCAAGTATTTACAATATCATGTTCGAAGGTTTTATAACTTATGGAGGAATGTCGGGCAGAGATATGGGCGCTTTAGCACAAGGTTTAATGGAAAGCACAGAATTTGATTATCTCGAAACAAGAATCAAACAAGTGGAATATCTTGGAAATAGATTGAAAGAATTTGGTATTCCCATACAAGAACCAACCGGAGGACATGCAATATTTGTTGATGCAAAAAAGTTCTTGCCTAATATTAAAAAAGAAGAATTATCTGCACAAACATTAGGGATTGAATTGTATTTAGAAGGAGGTATCAGAGGAGTTGAAATAGGAACTTTGCTTGCTGACAGGGACCCTAAAACCCGCGAAAACAGATATCCCGAACTCGAATTGTTGAGATTAGCAATACCTCGCAGAGTTTATACAAACAACCACATGGAATATGTTGCAGTTGCCTTGGCAAATATTTTCGAAAGGAGAAATGAAATTAAAAAGGGATTTAAAATACTTTCCGAAGCTCCGATTATGAGACATTTTACTGTTGAACTCGAAAGAATATAG
- a CDS encoding patatin-like phospholipase family protein gives MSKKVKKYKLGLVLSGGGSRGFAHIGVLKALNEEGFYPDIISAVSAGSIIGAFYADGFAPDEIFKIFDDSRAKKFWEITIPRQGLLKVTGLIRVLKENLRAKNIEDLKIPLFVAATDLNNGKIVFFSKGELIRSIIASSSIPILFQPVIIDNITYVDGGVLNNLPVQPIKDCCETIIGVHLNPTGYKNDFRRLRNIAERCFHLSIEKTVKNISKNKCDIYIEPEYLGKFGLLDMKKSEQLFEIGYNTTKKTLKEYKINKL, from the coding sequence ATGTCAAAGAAAGTAAAAAAATACAAACTCGGTTTGGTTTTAAGCGGAGGTGGTTCGCGCGGATTCGCTCATATCGGCGTTTTGAAGGCATTGAATGAAGAAGGATTTTATCCTGATATTATTTCTGCTGTGAGCGCCGGTTCAATTATAGGTGCTTTTTATGCTGATGGTTTTGCTCCCGATGAAATTTTCAAAATCTTTGACGACAGTCGTGCAAAAAAATTCTGGGAAATAACTATTCCCAGACAGGGGTTATTAAAAGTTACCGGACTTATACGAGTTCTGAAAGAAAATCTGAGAGCAAAAAATATCGAAGACCTTAAAATTCCTCTTTTTGTTGCAGCAACCGACCTTAATAATGGCAAGATTGTGTTTTTTTCAAAAGGTGAATTAATCAGAAGTATCATTGCTTCATCAAGTATTCCAATATTGTTCCAGCCGGTAATAATTGACAATATTACTTATGTTGACGGGGGAGTTTTAAATAACTTGCCGGTACAGCCAATTAAAGATTGTTGTGAAACGATAATAGGAGTACATTTAAATCCAACCGGATATAAAAATGATTTTCGCAGATTAAGAAATATTGCTGAACGCTGTTTTCATCTTAGCATAGAAAAAACAGTTAAAAATATTTCTAAAAACAAATGTGATATATACATTGAACCAGAATATCTGGGAAAATTCGGATTGCTCGACATGAAAAAAAGCGAACAACTGTTCGAAATCGGATATAATACCACAAAAAAAACTCTGAAGGAATATAAAATAAACAAACTTTAG
- a CDS encoding bifunctional 3-deoxy-7-phosphoheptulonate synthase/chorismate mutase type II, whose product MTIKLELEPLLSEDIPSARPCIIAGPCSAESEEQTLETARELSKIGIKIYRAGVWKPRTRPNTFEGHGSKALPWLKKVKEETGMHVAVEVANVKHVYEALKAGIDILWLGARTTANPFAVQEIADTLKGVDIPVLVKNPINPDIELWLGAIERLNIAGIKKLAAIHRGFSIYEKSVYRNNPQWQVPIELKRRIPELPLFCDPSHICGSKEKIYEISQEAMDLNFDGLIIESHIHPEKALSDAQQQLTPKELDDILKKLIIRKPKAENGSIVTLEELRAEIDMIDDNVMDIFEKRMKIADQIGKYKKEKNIAILQTIRWGEILHKRLEMGENKGLSSEFIEIIFKAIHQESINHQNKIMNEDI is encoded by the coding sequence ATGACAATAAAATTAGAACTTGAGCCATTATTGTCTGAAGATATTCCTTCAGCAAGACCATGTATAATTGCTGGTCCGTGCAGCGCAGAAAGTGAAGAGCAAACACTAGAAACTGCCAGAGAACTTTCAAAAATCGGAATTAAAATTTATCGTGCAGGAGTATGGAAACCCCGCACACGTCCCAATACTTTTGAAGGACATGGCTCAAAAGCATTACCGTGGCTCAAGAAAGTCAAAGAAGAAACAGGAATGCATGTTGCCGTTGAAGTGGCAAATGTAAAACATGTTTACGAAGCATTAAAAGCAGGCATAGATATACTTTGGCTTGGTGCAAGAACCACTGCAAATCCTTTTGCCGTTCAGGAAATTGCCGATACACTCAAGGGTGTTGATATTCCCGTTTTGGTAAAAAATCCGATTAACCCGGATATTGAACTTTGGCTTGGAGCAATTGAAAGATTAAATATTGCAGGAATAAAAAAACTTGCTGCCATTCACAGGGGTTTTTCAATTTATGAAAAATCCGTTTATAGAAATAATCCGCAATGGCAGGTTCCTATTGAGTTAAAACGCCGCATTCCCGAATTGCCTTTATTTTGCGACCCGAGTCATATTTGCGGAAGCAAGGAAAAAATATACGAAATTTCGCAGGAAGCAATGGACCTGAACTTTGACGGATTAATTATCGAAAGTCACATCCATCCCGAAAAAGCGTTGAGCGATGCACAGCAGCAGCTCACTCCGAAAGAACTTGACGACATTCTGAAAAAACTCATTATCAGAAAACCAAAAGCAGAAAACGGAAGCATTGTTACTCTTGAAGAACTGAGGGCTGAAATCGACATGATTGACGACAACGTGATGGATATTTTTGAAAAGAGAATGAAAATCGCCGACCAAATCGGGAAATATAAAAAGGAAAAAAATATCGCCATTCTGCAAACAATACGCTGGGGTGAAATTCTTCATAAACGTTTGGAAATGGGCGAAAATAAAGGATTAAGCAGCGAATTTATTGAAATAATTTTCAAGGCAATTCATCAGGAATCAATTAACCATCAGAATAAAATAATGAATGAAGATATTTAG